In Pseudomonas saudiphocaensis, one DNA window encodes the following:
- a CDS encoding 2-hydroxy-3-oxopropionate reductase, producing MAKIGFIGTGIMGLPMAQNLQKAGHDIFLSEHHDKAPAALLEGGAVALANPKEVAQEAEFIIIMVPDTPQVEDVLFRVNGVAEGVGQNKIVIDMSSISPSATKQFAEKINATGAQYLDAPVSGGEVGAKAGTLSIMVGGSEESFARALPLFEAMGKNITRVGGNGDGQTAKVANQIIVALNIQAVAEALLFAAKNGADPAKVREALMGGFAGSKILEVHGERMIKGTFDPGFRINLHQKDLNLALTGARELGLNLPNTANAQQVFSTCASLGGSGWDHSALIKGLEHMANFSIRKK from the coding sequence ATGGCTAAAATCGGATTTATCGGCACCGGCATCATGGGCCTGCCCATGGCTCAGAACCTGCAGAAAGCCGGTCACGACATCTTCCTGTCCGAGCACCACGACAAGGCCCCGGCCGCATTGCTGGAAGGCGGCGCCGTCGCCCTGGCCAACCCGAAGGAAGTCGCTCAGGAAGCCGAGTTCATCATCATCATGGTGCCGGATACGCCCCAGGTCGAAGACGTCCTGTTCCGCGTTAACGGCGTTGCCGAAGGTGTCGGCCAGAACAAGATCGTGATCGACATGAGCTCGATCTCCCCCTCGGCTACCAAGCAGTTCGCCGAGAAGATCAACGCCACTGGCGCGCAGTACCTCGACGCCCCGGTTTCCGGCGGTGAGGTCGGCGCCAAGGCCGGCACCCTGTCGATCATGGTCGGCGGCAGCGAAGAGAGCTTCGCCCGCGCCCTGCCGCTGTTCGAAGCCATGGGCAAGAACATCACCCGCGTCGGCGGCAACGGCGACGGCCAGACCGCCAAGGTGGCCAACCAGATCATCGTTGCGCTGAACATCCAGGCGGTGGCCGAGGCCCTGCTGTTCGCAGCCAAGAACGGCGCAGATCCAGCCAAGGTGCGTGAAGCACTGATGGGCGGCTTCGCCGGCTCGAAGATCCTCGAAGTACACGGCGAGCGCATGATCAAGGGCACCTTCGATCCTGGCTTCCGTATCAACCTGCACCAGAAGGACCTCAACCTGGCCCTGACCGGCGCGCGCGAGCTGGGCCTGAACCTGCCCAACACCGCCAACGCGCAGCAGGTATTCAGCACCTGCGCCTCCCTCGGCGGCAGCGGCTGGGACCACTCGGCGCTGATCAAGGGGTTGGAGCACATGGCCAACTTCTCGATCCGCAAGAAATAA
- a CDS encoding glycerate kinase, with protein MNRDPQALLRELFSAAIDAAHPRQVLADHLPADRTGRAIVIGAGKAAAAMAEAIEAAWEGEISGLVVTRYGHGADCRKIEVVEAAHPVPDDAGERVARRVLEMVSNLNESDRVIFLLSGGGSSLLALPAEGISLADKQAINKALLRSGAHIGEMNCVRKHLSAIKGGRLAKACWPASVYTYAISDVPGDEATVIASGPTVADPTTSAQALEILTRYNIEIPANVRAWLEDPRSETVKADDPCLSRSHFQLIAKPQQSLEAAAVKARAAGFSPLILGDLEGEAREVAKVHAGIARQIAQHGQPLAAPCVILSGGETTVTVRGDGRGGRNAEFLLSLTESLKGLPGVYALAGDTDGIDGSEDNAGALMTPDSYARAEALGLSAAGELANNNGYGYFQALDALLMTGPTRTNVNDFRAILVLPPA; from the coding sequence ATGAACCGCGATCCCCAAGCGCTCCTGCGCGAACTGTTCAGCGCCGCCATCGACGCCGCCCACCCCCGCCAGGTACTGGCCGATCACCTGCCCGCCGACCGCACGGGCCGCGCCATCGTCATTGGTGCCGGCAAAGCCGCGGCGGCCATGGCCGAAGCCATCGAAGCCGCCTGGGAAGGCGAGATATCCGGTCTGGTGGTCACCCGCTACGGCCACGGTGCCGACTGCCGCAAGATCGAGGTAGTGGAAGCCGCGCACCCGGTCCCGGACGATGCCGGCGAACGCGTCGCCCGCCGCGTGCTGGAGATGGTCAGCAACCTCAATGAAAGCGATCGGGTGATTTTCCTGCTGTCCGGCGGCGGATCCTCCCTGCTGGCGCTGCCGGCCGAAGGCATCAGCCTGGCGGACAAGCAGGCGATCAACAAGGCGCTGCTGCGCTCCGGCGCCCATATCGGCGAGATGAACTGCGTGCGTAAGCACCTTTCCGCTATCAAGGGCGGTCGCCTGGCCAAGGCCTGCTGGCCGGCCAGCGTCTACACCTACGCAATTTCCGATGTACCCGGCGATGAAGCCACAGTAATTGCCTCCGGGCCGACGGTAGCGGACCCGACCACCTCCGCCCAGGCGCTGGAAATCCTTACCCGCTACAACATCGAGATCCCGGCCAACGTACGCGCCTGGCTGGAAGATCCGCGTTCTGAGACGGTCAAGGCCGATGACCCCTGCCTGTCGCGCAGTCATTTCCAGCTGATCGCCAAGCCGCAGCAATCGCTGGAAGCCGCCGCGGTAAAAGCCCGCGCTGCCGGATTCTCGCCGCTGATCCTCGGCGACCTGGAAGGCGAGGCGCGGGAAGTGGCCAAAGTGCACGCCGGCATTGCACGGCAGATTGCCCAGCACGGCCAGCCCCTCGCAGCGCCCTGCGTGATCCTTTCCGGTGGTGAAACCACGGTAACGGTACGCGGAGATGGCCGCGGCGGACGCAACGCTGAATTCCTCCTGAGCCTGACCGAAAGCCTCAAGGGCCTGCCTGGCGTCTATGCGCTGGCGGGCGACACCGATGGCATCGACGGCTCCGAAGACAATGCCGGCGCCCTGATGACGCCGGACAGCTACGCCCGCGCCGAAGCCCTGGGCCTGAGCGCTGCCGGGGAGCTGGCCAACAATAACGGCTACGGCTATTTCCAGGCGCTCGATGCCCTGCTGATGACCGGCCCGACTCGCACCAACGTCAACGACTTCCGCGCAATTCTGGTGTTGCCGCCGGCCTGA
- the pyk gene encoding pyruvate kinase yields the protein MTPDKKVKILATLGPATRTIDDVRQLVENGVNLFRLNFSHGEHADHAERFNWIRQVEHELNQPIGILMDLQGPKLRVGRFSEGKVQLERGQTLRLDLDPTPGDSTRVNLPHPEIIKALEPGMSLLVDDGRLHLSVIAKHADAIETRVVAGGELSDRKGVNVPEAVLELSPLTEKDRRDLTFGLELGVDWVALSFVQRPQDIHEARELIGDRAFLMAKIEKPSAVQHLREIARLSDAIMVARGDLGVEVPAENVPRIQKNIVRTCRELGRPVVVATQMLESMRFSPAPTRAEVTDVANAVAEGADAVMLSAETASGDYPLEAVSMMSKIIRQVESGPDFQAQLDVNRPTAEATLSDAISCAIRRISGILPVAVLVNYTESGRSSLRASRERPSTPILSLTPSITTARKLTVAWGVYSVVDARMYDMEQVCANALELARAQGMAGTGDTVIVTAGVPLGQPGSTNSLRIETLH from the coding sequence ATGACACCCGACAAGAAGGTCAAGATTCTCGCCACGCTGGGCCCTGCCACGCGCACCATCGATGATGTGCGTCAGCTGGTGGAGAACGGCGTCAACCTGTTTCGCCTTAACTTCAGCCACGGCGAGCATGCCGACCACGCCGAGCGCTTCAACTGGATTCGCCAGGTCGAGCACGAGCTGAACCAGCCCATCGGGATCCTGATGGATCTGCAGGGTCCGAAGCTACGTGTCGGTCGGTTTTCCGAGGGCAAGGTGCAGCTGGAGCGTGGCCAGACCCTGCGCCTGGATCTCGACCCGACACCGGGTGACAGCACGCGGGTCAACCTGCCGCACCCGGAGATCATCAAGGCGCTGGAGCCGGGCATGAGCCTGCTGGTGGATGACGGCCGCCTGCACCTGAGCGTGATCGCCAAGCATGCCGACGCCATCGAAACACGCGTGGTTGCTGGCGGCGAGCTGTCCGATCGCAAGGGAGTGAACGTGCCTGAGGCGGTGCTGGAGCTAAGCCCGCTGACCGAGAAGGACCGCCGCGACCTGACCTTCGGCCTGGAGCTGGGCGTCGACTGGGTGGCGCTGTCGTTCGTCCAGCGCCCGCAGGACATCCACGAAGCCCGCGAGCTGATCGGCGACCGCGCATTCCTTATGGCGAAGATCGAGAAGCCGTCCGCGGTGCAGCACCTGCGCGAGATCGCCCGTCTAAGCGACGCGATCATGGTGGCCCGCGGCGACCTGGGTGTGGAGGTACCTGCGGAAAACGTACCGCGCATCCAGAAAAACATTGTCCGCACCTGCCGCGAGCTGGGTCGGCCGGTGGTGGTGGCCACGCAGATGCTGGAATCCATGCGCTTCTCCCCTGCCCCGACCCGCGCCGAAGTGACCGACGTGGCCAACGCGGTGGCCGAAGGCGCGGATGCGGTGATGCTCTCGGCGGAAACCGCCTCGGGCGACTACCCGCTGGAAGCCGTGAGCATGATGAGCAAGATCATCCGTCAGGTGGAAAGCGGCCCGGACTTCCAGGCGCAACTGGATGTGAATCGTCCAACCGCCGAGGCGACGTTGTCCGATGCCATCAGCTGTGCGATCCGCCGGATCAGCGGCATCCTGCCGGTGGCCGTGCTGGTCAACTACACCGAATCCGGTCGCTCCAGCCTACGCGCCTCGCGCGAGCGGCCAAGCACGCCGATCCTCAGCCTCACACCGAGCATTACCACGGCACGCAAGCTGACGGTGGCCTGGGGCGTCTACTCAGTAGTCGATGCGCGTATGTACGATATGGAGCAGGTCTGCGCCAACGCACTGGAACTGGCCCGCGCACAAGGCATGGCCGGTACCGGCGATACGGTCATCGTCACCGCCGGCGTGCCCCTGGGCCAGCCGGGAAGCACCAACTCGCTGCGGATCGAAACACTGCACTGA
- a CDS encoding urea transporter — translation MPSLKPPRYAIAALNGFSQILLQAHPVCGFLILLAMGLHAPELMIGAMLGVLASTLGAAALGYPQADIDIGLYGYNGALLGLLLSLLLGLSALSLGLIALGAAISNLLQVRLLTAMRERNWLPGFTLPFILFGWFALALVGALAPAAPVWSETPLALNGTGLLLAVGSGIGQVIFLAQPLAGLLLLAAVWLADRKGAAWMLCGSVAGVAIGLATGAPEQQVLAGLTGYNPALAALAVSQVQRSWLAPLLAIITAAVLRLIFDQLGLPPLTMPFILACWLVALGSRWYRLERA, via the coding sequence ATGCCCAGTCTTAAGCCACCGCGCTATGCCATTGCCGCTCTGAACGGCTTCAGTCAGATACTTCTCCAGGCTCACCCCGTCTGTGGATTTCTGATCCTGCTGGCCATGGGACTGCATGCCCCCGAGCTGATGATCGGAGCGATGCTCGGGGTGTTAGCCAGCACCTTAGGCGCCGCGGCACTGGGCTATCCTCAGGCCGATATCGATATCGGCCTCTACGGTTACAACGGGGCACTACTGGGCCTGCTGCTGAGTTTGCTGCTGGGGCTGTCGGCGCTTTCGCTAGGGCTGATCGCGCTTGGTGCCGCCATCTCCAACCTACTGCAGGTCCGCCTTTTAACCGCCATGCGCGAACGCAACTGGCTGCCCGGATTTACCCTGCCGTTCATACTCTTCGGCTGGTTTGCATTGGCCTTGGTTGGCGCGCTGGCCCCTGCAGCGCCGGTGTGGTCTGAAACGCCGCTGGCATTGAATGGCACGGGACTGCTCTTGGCAGTCGGCTCCGGCATTGGGCAGGTAATCTTTCTCGCGCAACCGCTGGCTGGTCTTCTGCTGTTGGCCGCCGTGTGGCTGGCAGACCGCAAGGGGGCCGCCTGGATGCTCTGCGGCTCGGTGGCCGGCGTGGCGATTGGGTTGGCGACAGGCGCGCCAGAACAACAGGTACTGGCCGGGCTGACCGGCTATAACCCGGCACTGGCTGCACTGGCGGTCAGCCAGGTGCAGCGCTCCTGGCTGGCACCCTTGTTGGCAATCATCACGGCCGCAGTGCTCAGGCTGATATTCGACCAGTTGGGCCTGCCGCCACTGACCATGCCGTTCATCCTCGCCTGCTGGCTGGTTGCGCTGGGCAGTCGCTGGTATCGCCTGGAGCGCGCTTAG
- a CDS encoding DUF2188 domain-containing protein, protein MENYHITHEDDRWVLREEGDKRALLEALTREDILSETRDYMKLRTASVKIHNENGAVEEERRYPRDQDPRATGG, encoded by the coding sequence ATGGAGAACTACCACATCACTCATGAAGATGATCGCTGGGTTTTGCGCGAGGAAGGCGACAAACGCGCGTTGCTTGAGGCGCTGACTCGAGAAGATATCCTCAGCGAGACCCGGGACTACATGAAGCTGCGCACCGCTTCGGTAAAGATCCACAACGAGAACGGGGCAGTGGAGGAGGAGCGTCGTTACCCGCGTGATCAGGATCCGCGGGCGACGGGGGGCTAA
- the hmpA gene encoding NO-inducible flavohemoprotein, which produces MLCAEQRALIKATVPLLESGGEALTTHFYRLMLAEHPEVRPLFNQAHQASGDQPRALANGVLMYAKHIDQLEQLGGLVSQIVNKHVALQVLPEHYPIVGSCLLRAIREVLGTEIATDEVIAAWAAAYQQLADILIDAEEQTYRTTAEATGGWRGARRFRIARKVAESDEITSFYLQPEDGGPVVAHKPGQYIGLRLLVDGEEVRRNYSLSAASNGSEYRISVKREEGGVASNTLHGMSEGEILELFAPAGDFTLEPSDKPLVLISGGVGITPTLAMLEEALQTSRPVHFIHCARNAGVHAFREWVDGLAERHTQLKRFYCYDEHDDSEAQPDAVGLMTAEQLDSWLPENRDLDAYYLGPKPFMAAIRRQLKALGVPEQQLRHEFFGPASALQ; this is translated from the coding sequence ATGCTTTGCGCTGAACAACGTGCCCTGATCAAAGCCACCGTCCCCCTGCTGGAAAGCGGTGGCGAAGCCCTGACCACTCATTTCTATCGTCTGATGCTGGCCGAGCACCCCGAGGTTCGCCCGCTTTTCAACCAGGCCCACCAGGCCAGTGGCGACCAGCCACGGGCATTGGCCAACGGCGTGCTGATGTACGCCAAACATATCGACCAGCTGGAGCAGCTCGGCGGGTTGGTATCGCAAATCGTCAACAAGCATGTTGCCCTGCAGGTACTGCCGGAGCATTACCCCATCGTAGGTTCCTGCCTGTTGCGCGCCATCCGCGAAGTGCTCGGTACCGAGATCGCCACCGATGAGGTGATCGCCGCCTGGGCCGCCGCCTACCAGCAACTGGCAGACATTCTTATCGACGCCGAAGAGCAGACCTACCGCACCACCGCAGAAGCCACTGGAGGCTGGCGTGGCGCAAGACGCTTCCGTATCGCCCGCAAGGTGGCCGAAAGCGATGAAATCACCTCTTTCTACCTGCAACCTGAAGACGGCGGCCCGGTAGTCGCTCACAAGCCCGGCCAGTACATCGGCCTGCGCCTGCTCGTCGATGGCGAAGAGGTGCGCCGCAACTATTCCCTTTCCGCCGCCAGCAACGGCAGCGAGTACCGCATCAGCGTCAAGCGCGAGGAAGGTGGCGTGGCCTCCAATACCCTGCACGGCATGAGTGAGGGCGAAATCCTGGAGCTGTTCGCACCGGCCGGCGATTTCACCCTGGAGCCGAGCGACAAGCCGCTGGTGCTGATCAGCGGCGGCGTGGGCATCACACCGACCCTGGCCATGCTCGAAGAAGCGCTGCAAACCTCACGTCCCGTGCATTTCATCCACTGCGCACGCAACGCCGGGGTCCACGCCTTCCGCGAATGGGTTGACGGATTGGCCGAGCGTCATACTCAGCTCAAACGCTTTTATTGCTACGACGAACATGACGACAGCGAAGCCCAGCCGGACGCCGTTGGTCTGATGACCGCCGAGCAGCTCGATTCCTGGCTACCGGAAAATCGCGATTTGGACGCCTATTACCTCGGCCCCAAGCCCTTCATGGCGGCAATCCGTCGGCAGCTGAAAGCTCTGGGCGTACCGGAGCAACAGCTGCGCCACGAATTCTTCGGCCCGGCCTCGGCGCTGCAGTGA
- a CDS encoding general stress protein, which yields MANKNPGNFANDREKASEAGKKGGQNSGGNFANDREKASEAGRKGGQNSHGGGRSSNS from the coding sequence ATGGCAAACAAGAATCCCGGCAACTTTGCAAACGATCGCGAGAAGGCCTCGGAAGCAGGCAAGAAAGGCGGTCAGAACAGCGGCGGCAACTTCGCCAACGACCGTGAGAAGGCCTCGGAAGCAGGCCGCAAGGGCGGTCAGAACAGCCATGGCGGTGGTCGCAGCAGCAACAGCTGA
- a CDS encoding sensor domain-containing diguanylate cyclase, with protein MPSLIDLLLSRLATLLPSELKASELKQLLLPHRHSMLLTQRRATMIVNRVRLFAFLFAVLTPVWGIIDLVVFSYPLWLGLASFRLLACAAFACLLLLYRPSGNLFDAYRAIAILFAIPTVFYIASHTLLGGYQLTQLSAVVATGYAFLPFVLMAGLAIFPLTLVENLVLASILLLAQGLAGYLSWSTLNWPSFAGAFWLLILIAGVTALASLSQLAFMIALVRQAIRDPLTGVFSRGSGQEIMQLQWDTSWRHESGLAVAFVDLDHFKSINDAFGHDAGDQALRDCARHILDNLRSTDSLVRWGGEEFVVIMPDTDKEQARLALGRMVQKGFGMRPDGLPLTASIGLAERFADHIESPQQLLELADKRMYLAKTSGRNRLCAEAGDELDTFTVRQERSSGRGNRVGRSRSKFSV; from the coding sequence ATGCCATCGTTGATCGATCTTCTTCTGAGCCGCCTGGCTACTTTGTTGCCCAGTGAACTGAAGGCAAGCGAGCTTAAGCAACTCCTGTTACCGCACCGCCATTCAATGCTGCTGACACAGCGCCGGGCGACGATGATCGTCAATCGCGTGCGCCTGTTCGCCTTTCTCTTTGCAGTGCTTACGCCGGTATGGGGCATCATTGACCTGGTGGTGTTCAGCTATCCCTTGTGGCTGGGGCTGGCATCGTTTCGCCTTCTTGCGTGCGCGGCCTTTGCCTGCCTGTTGCTGCTGTATAGGCCTAGCGGCAACCTCTTCGATGCCTACCGGGCGATTGCCATCCTGTTTGCGATTCCCACGGTGTTCTACATCGCCTCGCACACATTGCTGGGTGGCTACCAGCTGACCCAGTTATCGGCGGTGGTGGCCACGGGATACGCCTTTCTGCCTTTCGTATTGATGGCCGGTCTGGCGATCTTTCCGCTTACGCTGGTGGAGAATCTGGTCCTGGCCAGCATTCTCTTGCTGGCCCAGGGGCTGGCGGGTTATCTGAGCTGGTCGACCTTGAACTGGCCTTCGTTTGCCGGCGCTTTCTGGCTGCTGATTCTGATTGCCGGAGTTACCGCCCTGGCCAGCCTTAGTCAGCTGGCATTTATGATTGCGCTGGTGCGCCAAGCTATTCGTGATCCGCTGACAGGGGTTTTCTCCCGTGGCAGTGGTCAGGAAATCATGCAGCTGCAATGGGACACCTCGTGGCGTCATGAGAGCGGCCTGGCTGTAGCTTTCGTCGATCTGGATCACTTCAAGTCAATCAACGATGCCTTCGGCCACGATGCGGGCGACCAGGCGCTGCGCGACTGTGCTCGGCATATTCTGGACAACCTGCGTAGCACCGATAGCCTGGTGCGCTGGGGCGGAGAGGAGTTCGTGGTGATCATGCCCGACACCGACAAGGAGCAGGCACGCCTGGCGCTGGGGCGAATGGTTCAGAAAGGCTTCGGCATGCGCCCGGACGGTTTGCCGCTTACGGCCAGCATTGGTCTGGCCGAGCGCTTCGCCGATCACATCGAAAGTCCCCAGCAGCTGTTGGAGTTGGCTGATAAACGCATGTATCTGGCCAAAACCAGCGGTCGTAACCGGCTCTGTGCCGAGGCGGGCGATGAGCTTGATACCTTCACAGTGAGGCAGGAAAGGTCGTCAGGCCGTGGAAATCGGGTAGGCCGCAGCCGCTCTAAGTTTTCTGTCTGA
- a CDS encoding LysR family transcriptional regulator ArgP: MFDYKLLSALAAVVEQAGFDRAAQALGLSQSAISQRIKLLEARLGQPVLLRASPPQPTEVGRRLLNHVQQVRLLERDLQTQVPGMNASRLPERLRIALNADSLSTWWAPAVAPFCAEYGVVLDHVLEDQAVGLKRMRAGEVAACVCAVERPLAGARSEFLGAMRYRALASPTFIERHLSSGSIEDLLRAPAIVFGPDDQLQHRYLASLGLNGAFSHHLCPSSEGFVRLLQSNLGWGLVPELQVRAELASGALVDVAGGPPIDVPLYWHHWRNGGELLAELTRALGQSARQWLVV; encoded by the coding sequence ATGTTCGATTACAAATTGCTGTCGGCTTTGGCGGCAGTGGTCGAGCAGGCCGGTTTCGACCGGGCGGCGCAGGCGTTGGGGTTGTCTCAGTCGGCGATCTCGCAGCGCATCAAGCTGCTGGAAGCGCGACTGGGGCAGCCGGTTCTGTTACGTGCGAGCCCGCCGCAACCGACCGAGGTCGGCCGGCGTCTGCTCAACCATGTGCAGCAGGTGCGCTTGCTGGAGCGTGACCTGCAGACTCAGGTACCGGGGATGAATGCTAGTCGACTGCCCGAGAGGCTGCGCATTGCGCTCAATGCCGACAGCCTGTCGACCTGGTGGGCGCCTGCGGTGGCGCCGTTCTGTGCCGAGTATGGAGTGGTGCTCGATCATGTGCTGGAGGATCAGGCCGTCGGCCTCAAGCGTATGCGTGCTGGCGAAGTGGCCGCCTGCGTGTGTGCCGTTGAGCGGCCTTTGGCGGGCGCGCGCAGTGAGTTTCTTGGGGCGATGCGCTATCGCGCACTGGCCAGCCCGACGTTCATCGAGCGGCATTTGAGCAGCGGTTCGATCGAGGACTTGTTGCGTGCGCCGGCAATCGTCTTTGGCCCGGATGATCAACTGCAGCATCGCTATCTGGCCTCGCTGGGTCTGAATGGCGCCTTCAGTCACCACCTGTGCCCGTCATCCGAGGGTTTTGTACGTCTGTTGCAGAGCAACCTCGGCTGGGGGCTGGTGCCGGAGTTGCAGGTGCGTGCAGAACTGGCCAGTGGTGCGCTGGTCGACGTGGCCGGCGGCCCGCCCATTGATGTACCGCTTTACTGGCATCACTGGCGCAACGGCGGTGAATTGCTGGCTGAGTTGACCCGGGCGCTGGGGCAGTCGGCACGGCAGTGGCTGGTGGTTTAG
- a CDS encoding LysE/ArgO family amino acid transporter, with protein MWQSYFNGLLVTAGLIIAIGAQNAFVLAQSLRREHHLPVAALCILCDIVLITVGVFGLAAVLVANPLLLSITRWGGVAFLTFYGVVALRRAANPQALHEDAQRSPRSVGSVLLAALAVTLLNPHVYLDTVLLIGSVGAQQPEPGAYTLGAASASTLWFMLLALGGAWLAPWLARPLTWRLIDLGVAGMMFAIAAQLVLSA; from the coding sequence ATGTGGCAAAGCTATTTCAACGGGCTGCTGGTAACAGCGGGCCTGATCATCGCCATCGGCGCGCAGAATGCGTTCGTGCTCGCCCAGAGTTTGCGTCGCGAACACCATCTGCCAGTCGCCGCGCTGTGCATCCTCTGCGATATCGTGCTGATAACGGTTGGCGTGTTCGGCCTGGCGGCGGTACTGGTCGCCAACCCGCTGCTTCTATCCATTACCCGCTGGGGTGGCGTGGCCTTTCTGACCTTCTATGGCGTCGTCGCCCTGCGCCGTGCTGCCAATCCGCAGGCGCTACACGAAGATGCGCAACGCAGCCCGCGCTCCGTGGGCAGCGTGTTGCTGGCGGCACTGGCCGTCACCCTGCTCAACCCGCACGTGTACCTCGACACCGTGCTACTAATCGGCTCGGTCGGCGCACAGCAACCCGAACCCGGCGCCTATACGCTGGGGGCAGCCAGCGCATCGACTTTGTGGTTCATGCTATTGGCGCTCGGCGGCGCCTGGCTGGCTCCTTGGCTGGCCCGCCCACTCACTTGGCGCCTGATCGATCTGGGCGTCGCCGGCATGATGTTCGCCATTGCTGCCCAGCTGGTTCTCAGCGCCTGA
- a CDS encoding superoxide dismutase: protein MAFELPPLPFEKNALEPHISAETFEYHHGKHHQAYVTNLNNLIPGTEFEGKDLETIIKTSSGGIFNNAAQVWNHTFFWNCMAPNAGGQPTGALADAINAAFGDFDKFKEEFTKTAIGTFGSGWAWLVKKSDGSVGLASTIGAGNPMTAGDKPLLTCDVWEHAYYIDYRNARPKFVEAFWNVVNWDFVAKNFAG, encoded by the coding sequence ATGGCTTTCGAATTGCCGCCGCTTCCGTTTGAAAAGAACGCCCTCGAACCGCACATTTCCGCAGAGACCTTCGAGTATCACCACGGCAAGCATCACCAGGCCTACGTGACCAACCTGAACAACCTGATTCCGGGCACCGAGTTCGAAGGCAAGGATCTGGAAACCATCATCAAGACTTCCTCCGGTGGCATCTTCAACAATGCCGCGCAAGTCTGGAACCACACCTTCTTCTGGAACTGCATGGCGCCGAACGCCGGTGGCCAGCCGACCGGCGCTCTGGCTGACGCCATTAACGCCGCCTTCGGCGACTTCGACAAGTTCAAGGAAGAGTTCACCAAGACCGCCATCGGCACCTTCGGCTCCGGCTGGGCCTGGCTGGTGAAGAAATCCGACGGTAGCGTCGGTCTGGCCAGCACCATCGGTGCCGGCAACCCGATGACCGCTGGTGACAAGCCGCTGCTGACCTGCGACGTCTGGGAGCACGCTTACTACATCGACTACCGCAACGCTCGTCCGAAGTTCGTTGAGGCGTTCTGGAACGTCGTCAACTGGGACTTCGTCGCGAAGAACTTCGCCGGCTAA
- a CDS encoding SDR family oxidoreductase, whose translation MSKTALVIGASRGLGLGLVKQLQAEGWQVIATVRDPQRAETLTSLAGVRVETLDIDDMASVDALNQRLAGSRLDLLFVNAGISGPRDASASNAAAEDITALFLTNSVAPIRLAERLLPLVEPRNGVITFMSSIMGSVETGPAMGMPLYGASKAALNHLTRNFVASLGEETGLTVLSMHPGWVRTEMGGDQAPLDVETSCRGMVEQVTKAAGQRGHRFIDYQGEALPW comes from the coding sequence ATGTCCAAAACCGCACTTGTGATTGGCGCATCCCGTGGCCTTGGTCTCGGGCTGGTCAAACAGCTACAGGCCGAAGGCTGGCAGGTAATCGCCACGGTCCGTGATCCGCAACGCGCCGAGACGCTCACCAGCCTGGCTGGCGTTCGCGTCGAAACATTGGATATCGACGATATGGCAAGCGTCGATGCGCTGAATCAGCGTCTGGCTGGCAGCCGACTGGATCTGCTCTTCGTCAACGCCGGCATTTCCGGCCCGCGCGATGCCTCGGCCAGTAACGCAGCAGCGGAAGACATCACCGCGCTCTTCCTGACCAACAGCGTGGCACCGATTCGCCTGGCCGAACGCCTGCTACCGCTGGTAGAGCCGCGTAATGGCGTAATCACCTTTATGAGTTCGATCATGGGCAGCGTCGAGACTGGACCCGCAATGGGCATGCCGCTGTATGGCGCCAGCAAGGCAGCGCTAAACCACCTGACTCGCAACTTTGTCGCCAGCCTTGGCGAAGAAACCGGCCTGACGGTGCTCTCGATGCATCCGGGCTGGGTAAGGACCGAGATGGGCGGCGACCAGGCACCGCTGGATGTCGAGACCAGCTGCCGAGGAATGGTTGAACAGGTTACAAAAGCAGCCGGCCAACGCGGGCATCGTTTTATCGACTATCAGGGCGAAGCACTTCCCTGGTAA
- the dcd gene encoding dCTP deaminase: MSIKSDKWIRRMALEQGMIEPFVERQVRNEGNERLISYGVSSYGYDVRCADEFKVFTNINSATVDPKNFDEKSFVDIKSDVCIIPPNSFALARTVEYFRIPRNVLTVCLGKSTYARCGIIVNVTPLEPEWEGHVTLEFSNTTTLPAKIYANEGVAQMLFFESDEECEVSYRDRGGKYQGQRGVTLPRA, translated from the coding sequence ATGAGCATCAAATCGGACAAGTGGATACGCCGGATGGCCCTTGAGCAGGGCATGATCGAGCCCTTCGTCGAGCGCCAGGTGCGCAACGAAGGCAATGAACGCCTGATTTCCTACGGCGTCTCCAGCTATGGCTACGACGTACGCTGCGCCGATGAATTCAAGGTGTTCACCAATATCAACTCGGCGACAGTCGACCCGAAGAACTTCGACGAAAAGAGCTTCGTCGACATCAAGAGCGACGTTTGCATCATTCCGCCGAACTCCTTCGCCTTGGCGCGCACGGTCGAGTACTTCCGGATTCCGCGCAACGTGCTGACCGTCTGCCTGGGCAAGAGCACCTATGCCCGTTGCGGCATCATCGTAAACGTCACGCCGCTGGAGCCGGAATGGGAAGGGCACGTGACGCTGGAGTTCTCCAATACCACCACGCTGCCAGCCAAGATTTACGCCAACGAGGGCGTCGCGCAGATGCTGTTCTTCGAATCGGACGAGGAATGCGAAGTGTCCTACCGCGACCGGGGCGGCAAGTATCAGGGTCAGCGCGGCGTGACCTTGCCCAGAGCCTGA